GAGCATGGCTATCCTCGATCGCGCCATCCGCTACGGCGATGAGGAACAGCCAGCATGTCAGCAGGAGTTTGTTTTGTATCACACTGAAGGCGTCGAGTCCTACGGCTTTACCAACCACCTCAAACTGCCGCACTACGTGACCTTCCAAAGCGGGTTGAGCAATGTCCGGCAAGCCATGAAACGGCGGGACGCGGCACAGCGCAAAGCGGCCTTCGGGGTCACGGGATCGGATGCCAGTAAAGTCAAAGACATCCCCGATCCACAGAGCATGTATCGCTAGAACCCAGTTTTAAGATCTTCCCACCACACTATGATAGAGGCAAAAAAATTTGAACGTAGTTATAACTACGGATTCATCGACGAAACGACAAAGAAGGAGATCCGTCGCAAAATGCTCAAGGCGGCAGCAATCCCCGGCTATCAAGTGCCTTACTCCTCACCAGAGATGCCCATCTCGCGCGGTTGGGGGACCGGTGGGTTGCATGCCACTCTCGCGCTGATCGGCAAGGCTGACGTCTTCAAAATTATCGATCAAGGGAGTGATGCGAGCGTGAATGCGTGCAACCTCCGCGACTTCGTCAAGCGCATGACGGGATGCGCGACGACCTTCGATACTGCCGATGCGACCATCATCCAGACGCGCCACCGCATCACCGAAGAAGTCTTAAATGCGGATCAGATCATCGTTTTTCAGGTGCCACAGCCCGAGATTCTACGCGGCGTGGAGCGCTACGAGTTCAAGACACGGCAGATGCACGCCGAGGCGGATTATGCTAAGATGTAGGTGAGCCTGTATGAGAGTTACGTGAAGTTTGGCGCGATCATGCGCGGTGCCGGCTATCCCGTCCGGGTCAACGGGCGCTACCTGATGAGCCCCTCTCCGATTCCCCGCTGGGATGTGCCCAATTTGAGCAATTCGGAAAATATCAACGTCTTTGCTGCCGGCCGGGAAAAGCGGATCTACGTCGTTCCTCCCCATACGACCGTGGAGCCGCTTGAGTTTGAAGACGTGCGTTCCACCGTCGAGAATTTCGACGGCATCAAGTGTGCGGCCTCGGGCCAGGATGACGCTTTTATGGATGAGATCTACGGGACGGATGGATCGCAGAACTATGTGATCAACGATTCCAATTTCCTGGATAAGGTCCGCGTTTCCGACCACGAGCGCCCTCGCCAACGTCTGTTTAAATACCAACAAGATGCCCAAATCGGCGCCTCTCGCTTGTAGTTCTAACCTCCAAAATTTTCCTCAATGGTTTCCCTTCCAAAAGACGAACAATGGCTGCTTCGGGTGCGAGGTCTGCAAAAGATCTACGGCGAGCCCTGCTCGAGCACCGTCCAATATACTGGACCCAAATTTGGCTCGAATATCTGTCCTGAGACCGACGCGATTGTGGCCTGTGCTGAGGTGAACTTCGACCTCTATCCGGGCGAAGTGCTTGGAGTCGTGGGCGAATCCGGCTCGGGTAAATCGACGCTAGTCCAACTGCTTTATTTCGATAACGAAGCGACAGGCGGCGCGGTCTATTTTCGCGATTTTGAGGGTGGGGAGACCAACCTATTGACGATTTCTAACCAAAAGAAACGTTACTTCCGCAATCACCTTATGGGGATGGTCTACCAAAATCCTCGCGACGGTCTAAACTTCCGCTTCTCGGCGGGAGGGAATATCGCGGAAAAACTCCTTATGGCGGGAAATTTCCATGTGGTTAATATCCGCACTCGCGCTAGCACTCTGCTCGATAAGACCGAGGTTCCTGTTAAACGCATGGATAGCATGCCTGGCCAGTTTTCCGGGGGCATGCAGCAGCGGGTGCAGATTTCCAAAGCCATTGCCAATAACCCTCCGCTGATCTTCCTCGACGAGGTTACGACGGGACTCGACGTATCGGTTCAAGCCAAAGTGCTCGATCTCATCCGCGGGCTGCAACAAGAGCTGGGGATTTCGATGATCGTCGTATCTCACGACCTCAGCGTCATCCGTATGCTGACGGACCGCACCATGGTCATGAAAAATGGCCGCATCGTCGAGGCTGGGCTGACCGATCAGATCCTCCAGGACCCCCAGCACGCCTATACTCAACTGCTTGTTAGCAGCCTCCTTTAACCCTCTCTCTGCTCCGCCATGACACCGATCCTCGAAGTCAACAACCTGCGCAAATCGT
The genomic region above belongs to Opitutales bacterium and contains:
- a CDS encoding ATP-binding cassette domain-containing protein; the protein is MVSLPKDEQWLLRVRGLQKIYGEPCSSTVQYTGPKFGSNICPETDAIVACAEVNFDLYPGEVLGVVGESGSGKSTLVQLLYFDNEATGGAVYFRDFEGGETNLLTISNQKKRYFRNHLMGMVYQNPRDGLNFRFSAGGNIAEKLLMAGNFHVVNIRTRASTLLDKTEVPVKRMDSMPGQFSGGMQQRVQISKAIANNPPLIFLDEVTTGLDVSVQAKVLDLIRGLQQELGISMIVVSHDLSVIRMLTDRTMVMKNGRIVEAGLTDQILQDPQHAYTQLLVSSLL